From a region of the Haematobia irritans isolate KBUSLIRL chromosome 4, ASM5000362v1, whole genome shotgun sequence genome:
- the LOC142234758 gene encoding eukaryotic translation initiation factor 5A-like: protein MAEMDDHHFETGDSGASQTSPMQCSALRKNGFVMLKGRPCKIVEMSTSKTGKHGHAKVHMVGIDIFSNKKYEDICPSTHNMDVPHVKREDYQLTDISDDGYLTLMADNGEIREDLKLPDGDLGNSLRADFDNGNDLLCTVLKSCGEECVIAIKTNTALEK from the coding sequence ATGGCTGAAATGGATGATCATCACTTCGAAACCGGCGATTCTGGTGCTTCTCAAACCTCTCCTATGCAATGTTCTGCATTGCGTAAAAACGGTTTTGTTATGCTCAAGGGCAGACCCTGCAAAATTGTTGAAATGTCGACTTCAAAGACAGGCAAACACGGTCACGCTAAAGTCCATATGGTCGGAATTGATATCTTCTCAAATAAAAAATACGAAGATATCTGTCCATCCACGCACAACATGGATGTTCCTCATGTTAAGAGAGAAGATTACCAATTGACCGACATTAGCGATGATGGCTATTTGACTTTGATGGCTGACAACGGCGAAATCAGAGAAGACCTTAAATTGCCTGACGGTGACTTGGGTAACTCCTTGAGAGCCGATTTTGATAACGGCAACGATCTTTTGTGTACTGTCCTCAAGTCTTGTGGCGAAGAATGCGTTATTGCTATTAAGACTAATACCGCTCTTGAAAAGTAG